The following coding sequences lie in one Arachis hypogaea cultivar Tifrunner chromosome 9, arahy.Tifrunner.gnm2.J5K5, whole genome shotgun sequence genomic window:
- the LOC112710265 gene encoding protein FAR1-RELATED SEQUENCE 5 isoform X1, translating to MELEAELVTANESSAEKTVGPCVGASILEPYIGMEFDSEADAKNFYDEYARQEGFIVRIDKCHRSEIDNRIISRRLTCNKEGFHVRGKNDKVNPYRKPRVSIREGCEAMMMVKVNKCGKWVVTKFVKEHSHPLMGSGVRSYRTTESKDKRIRQLTKELERRDQQCQQYRKLILSLLETVEEQNKFLSTKVEQVVKCVKQLENDVQKPLDTS from the exons A TGGAGTTGGAAGCTGAACTGGTAACTGCTAACGAAAGTTCTGCTGAAAAAACAGTAGGACCATGTGTGGGAGCTTCAATTTTGGAACCATATATTGGTATGGAATTTGATTCTGAAGCTGATGCCAAGAACTTTTATGATGAATATGCAAGACAGGAAGGGTTTATTGTGCGCATTGATAAATGTCATCGTTCTGAAATTGACAACAGAATTATTTCTCGTCGTCTTACTTGCAATAAGGAAGGTTTTCATGTGAGAGGGAAAAATGATAAAGTCAACCCTTATCGGAAACCACGGGTTAGCATAAGAGAAGGCTGCGAGGCAATGATGATGGTCAAAGTTAATAAATGTGGGAAGTGGGTTGTTACTAAATTTGTAAAAGAACATAGTCATCCACTGATGGGTTCTGGTGTTCGTTCTTATCGTACAACA GAATCGAAGGATAAGAGAATTCGACAACTCACAAAGGAACTCGAGCGTCGAGATCAGCAATGTCAGCAATATCGCAAGCTGATACTTTCCCTTCTGGAAACTGTTGAGGAGCAAAATAAATTCTTATCAACGAAAGTTGAACAGGTTGTTAAGTGTGTGAAACAACTTGAGAATGATGTGCAAAAACCTTTGGACACTAGCTAG
- the LOC112710265 gene encoding protein FAR1-RELATED SEQUENCE 5 isoform X2 — MEFDSEADAKNFYDEYARQEGFIVRIDKCHRSEIDNRIISRRLTCNKEGFHVRGKNDKVNPYRKPRVSIREGCEAMMMVKVNKCGKWVVTKFVKEHSHPLMGSGVRSYRTTESKDKRIRQLTKELERRDQQCQQYRKLILSLLETVEEQNKFLSTKVEQVVKCVKQLENDVQKPLDTS; from the exons ATGGAATTTGATTCTGAAGCTGATGCCAAGAACTTTTATGATGAATATGCAAGACAGGAAGGGTTTATTGTGCGCATTGATAAATGTCATCGTTCTGAAATTGACAACAGAATTATTTCTCGTCGTCTTACTTGCAATAAGGAAGGTTTTCATGTGAGAGGGAAAAATGATAAAGTCAACCCTTATCGGAAACCACGGGTTAGCATAAGAGAAGGCTGCGAGGCAATGATGATGGTCAAAGTTAATAAATGTGGGAAGTGGGTTGTTACTAAATTTGTAAAAGAACATAGTCATCCACTGATGGGTTCTGGTGTTCGTTCTTATCGTACAACA GAATCGAAGGATAAGAGAATTCGACAACTCACAAAGGAACTCGAGCGTCGAGATCAGCAATGTCAGCAATATCGCAAGCTGATACTTTCCCTTCTGGAAACTGTTGAGGAGCAAAATAAATTCTTATCAACGAAAGTTGAACAGGTTGTTAAGTGTGTGAAACAACTTGAGAATGATGTGCAAAAACCTTTGGACACTAGCTAG
- the LOC112710264 gene encoding protein FLUORESCENT IN BLUE LIGHT, chloroplastic — translation MRGTQVAKLLNETASVITQQSSTQTGSVYPFTLPRHFQLPTCNATSPSLMAVVLRCPTFLSRPRPQRHFSDHNKPHFTRKFVCLSFKLVPCLKVTCDDASCGVRIPMEHIQQRFPSLMFVATNVLMYSVPSKALAETCEADNSLFNMPILLAVALIGATVGGLLARQRKAELQKVNEQLLQINQALRKQAKIESYAPSLSYAPVGGRIPDNEVIVDPKKQELISKLKNGKNYLRNQQPDKAFTEFKIALELAQNLNDPIEEKKAARGLGASLQRQGKYRDAVKYHSMVLAISEREGEDSGNTEAFGAIADCYTELGDLERAGQFYDKYIARLEKD, via the exons ATGAGAGGGACCCAAGTTGCTAAACTTTTGAACGAGACAGCATCAGTCATAACCCAGCAGAGCAGCACACAGACAGGAAGCGTTTATCCTTTCACTCTCCCTCGCCATTTCCAACTTCCAACTTGCAACGCCACTTCGCCGTCGCTCATGGCGGTGGTCCTCCGTTGCCCCACCTTCCTCTCCCGCCCTCGCCCTCAACGTCATTTCTCCGACCACAACAAGCCCCACTTTACTC GAAAATTCGTTTGCCTTTCTTTCAAACTTGTTCCTTGCCTTAAAGTTACATGTGATGATGCTTCTTGTGGAGTTCGAATTCCGATG GAACACATACAACAAAGGTTCCCATCTCTCATGTTTGTGGCCACCAATGTTTTGATGTACTCTGTTCCTTCCAAAGCGTTGGCCGAAACATGTGAGGCTGATAATTCTCTATTCAATATGCCGATACTGCTAGCAGTAGCCCTCATTGGAGCTACTGTAGGAG GGTTGCTTGCCCGGCAAAGGAAGGCAGAATTACAGAAGGTGAATGAGCAGTTGCTCCAGATCAATCAAGCTTTAAGGAAGCAGGCTAAAATTGAGTCCTATGCCCCTAGCTTGAGCTATGCTCCTGTTGGTGGTAGGATACCTGATAATGAGGTTATTGTTGACCCGAAGAAGCAGGAACTAATTTCTAAgttaaaaaatggaaagaactaTCTAAGGAATCAGCAGCCAGATAAAGCATTTACTGAGTTTAAGATTGCACTTGAACTTGCACAAAATCTGAACGATCCTATTGAGGAGAAAAAAGCTGCTAGAGGTCTAG GTGCTTCACTTCAAAGACAGGGAAAATATAGGGATGCTGTAAAGTATCATTCGATGGTTCTGGCCATCTCTGAAAGAGAAGGAGAGGACTCTGGGAACACAGAAGCTTTTGGAGCAATTGCTGATTGTTACACTGAGCTTGGAGATCTTGAAAGGGCAGGTCAATTCTATGACAAGTACATTGCAAGGCTTGAAAAGGACTAA